The sequence CGCCCGTTCCAACGGCGGGCGGCCATTGGGGAAGCGGTCCTCCACCACCAGGTACTGGGGGACCTCGGCGTTGACGAAGGGGGCAATATACGTGTTCTTGGCGGTGACAACGGGGGCCATGCCCTCAATTCCCGCGGCGGTCAGCGCCTCCTCCACCACCCTGGCGGGGCGGGGCGTGATTTTGTCAATCATGGACCAGGGGAACGAGACCCGGGTCTCGTCGGATACCCAGGCCACAAAGCCTTCATCCACATACTCCCGTTTCCGCCACTGCTCCGCCACGGTCAGGATGCCGGCGCGGAGCTTCTCCCCGTTGTGGGAGCAGTTGTCCATGCTGACCATGGCGACAGGGGCGGCACCGGCACGGTAACGCTCCAGCAGCAGGGCGCACACCAGGCACATGGCGTGGGAGCAGCGGGAGGGGCCGTCCGCGAAGTCGGCCTCCACGGCGGGAAGGAACCGCCCGGCCAGGTCAGCCAGGGCATAGCCCTTTTCCGTAATGGTAAAGCTCACCATCTGAAGGGATGGGGCGCGGAAAATGGTCCGCAGCTTCTCCAGATCCTGCGGATAAGCCCGCCCGGCGCGGAGTCCCTCCGCGATGGAGGCCACCACCTCCCGCTCCATGGAACCGTCGGGCTTCAGGCTGACCATCAGGGTCATCGAGTCGTGGGGGGCATAAATTTGGTCCATGATGTCAAAGTCAAAGGTATCGGCGGCAATGATGCCGCCCTTGACCAGCCCCTGCTCCAGCAGAGGTTGCTGCAGCCGGGCAATGAAGCCGCGAAAAATGTTGCCGGCGCCAAAGTGGACCCAGGTGGGATGCTCCTCCGTCTCGGCACGCATGGCCTTCCAGTCAAAGGATGGCAGCCGGACTCCGGCCTCCTCCCAGGCGCGCCGGTCCTGAATGCCGGCGTAGCTCAATTTCATATTCGTGCCTCCCTTACTTTGTGGACATCCGGTCAATCGCCTCCCAGAGGCCGTTGAGGTAGGTGGCGCCCAAGGCCCGGTCATAGAGGCCGTAGCCGGGGCGGCCGGACTCGTTCCAGATCATGCGGCCGTGATCGGGCCGGATGTAGGTGTCCGGGCAGGTGTCATAGATGGCCTTCATAATGGCGAACATGTCCAGATCTCCGGAAGAGGACAAGTGGGCTGCCTCCCGGAAGCGGTGATGACCCAGGTACTTCACGTTCCGGACGTGCAGACAGCCGATGCGGCCCCTCTCACCGAAGTGGCGGATGATGGCCGGAATATCATTTTCCGGGTTAGAGCCCAGGGACCCGGTGCACAGGCAGATGGCGTTGGAGGGGGAATCGTGGAGCGCCACGATCTGGTCAAAGTCCGCCTGGCTGTGGGCGATGCGTGGCAGGCCGAAGATGGGCCAGGCCGGGTCGTCGGGATGGCAGGCCATAACTACGCCGCATTCCTCGCAGGTGGGAAGGATGGCATCCAGGAAATACTTAAAGTTGGCTCGCAGATCATCGGGGGTAATGAACTTATACCGCTCCAGAGTGGTCTCCAGCTCAGCCAGCCGCTCCGGCTCCCAACCGGGCAGAGAAAAGCCGTTGCAGTTGTCAATGGTATTGCGGACCAGGTCCACGGGCGTCATGGTTCCCAGTTCCTTCTCATCAAAATACAGGCTGTTGGAGCCGTCCTCAGGAATGAGGCGGGCCAAATCGGTGCGCAGCCAGTCAAAGACCGGCATAAAATTGTAGACAACGACCTTCACTCCGTATTTGGCGAGATTGCGGATGGTGGTCTTGTAGCCCTCGATGTAGGCATCCCGGCTGGGCAGCCCCATCTTGATGTCCTCGTGGACGTTGACTGATTCGATGACCTCGCACTCCAGGCCCGCGGCGTGGACCTCATCAATGTAGGCCCGAATCTCTGGTTCCGTCCACACCTCACCGGCAGCCTTGTAGTCGAGTAAACCCATGATCCCGGTCATACCGGGAATTTGTTTGATCTGGCTCAGGGTGATGCTGTCGCTCTGAGAGCCGTACCAGCGGAATGTCATTTTCATATGGTAATACTCCTATGAGTCAAAACTTAGTTTCCAAACAGGTTGGGCAGCAGCATGCTGATCTGGGGCACGTAAGAGACCAGCAGCAGGGTGATAATCATACACAGATAGAAGGGCAGGGTGGCTTTAACCACCTTTTCCATGGGTTGCTTGGACACGGCAGATCCAATAAACAGCACGGCGCCCACAGGGGGAGTCAGCAGGCCGATGCCGCAGTTGAGCACCACCATGATACCAAACTGAATGGGGTCCAGACCGCAGTACTGGGTAGCGATGGGCAGCAGGATGGGGGTGGCGATCAGGATAATGGGGGCCATGTCCATGATGCAGCCCAGCACCAGCAGGATTAAGTTGAGCATAAGGGTCAGGACAATTGGGTTGTCGGTGAGCCCCACCACGGCGCCAGCCACCAGATCGGGCACGTGCAGGGTGGTCAGGCAGTAGCCGAAGACGCTGGAGGTGGAGATCAGGATCAGCACGATGCCCAGAGTATCCACGCAGTTGCCCAACTCGCGCCATACCCCCTTCCAGTCCAGACCCTTATAAACGAAGACGGAGACGAACAAGGAATAGATGACGGCGATGGCGGCGGATTCAGTGGCGGTGAAGACACCAGCCACCACGCCGATGACGACGATGACGACCGCAGCCAAAGCCCAAATC is a genomic window of Intestinimonas massiliensis (ex Afouda et al. 2020) containing:
- the uxuA gene encoding mannonate dehydratase; translation: MKMTFRWYGSQSDSITLSQIKQIPGMTGIMGLLDYKAAGEVWTEPEIRAYIDEVHAAGLECEVIESVNVHEDIKMGLPSRDAYIEGYKTTIRNLAKYGVKVVVYNFMPVFDWLRTDLARLIPEDGSNSLYFDEKELGTMTPVDLVRNTIDNCNGFSLPGWEPERLAELETTLERYKFITPDDLRANFKYFLDAILPTCEECGVVMACHPDDPAWPIFGLPRIAHSQADFDQIVALHDSPSNAICLCTGSLGSNPENDIPAIIRHFGERGRIGCLHVRNVKYLGHHRFREAAHLSSSGDLDMFAIMKAIYDTCPDTYIRPDHGRMIWNESGRPGYGLYDRALGATYLNGLWEAIDRMSTK
- a CDS encoding mannitol dehydrogenase family protein; its protein translation is MKLSYAGIQDRRAWEEAGVRLPSFDWKAMRAETEEHPTWVHFGAGNIFRGFIARLQQPLLEQGLVKGGIIAADTFDFDIMDQIYAPHDSMTLMVSLKPDGSMEREVVASIAEGLRAGRAYPQDLEKLRTIFRAPSLQMVSFTITEKGYALADLAGRFLPAVEADFADGPSRCSHAMCLVCALLLERYRAGAAPVAMVSMDNCSHNGEKLRAGILTVAEQWRKREYVDEGFVAWVSDETRVSFPWSMIDKITPRPARVVEEALTAAGIEGMAPVVTAKNTYIAPFVNAEVPQYLVVEDRFPNGRPPLERAGVYLTDRQTVNDTERMKVTTCLNPLHTALAVYGCLLGYDSIAAEMRDLELKALVEHIGYDEGMPVVVDPRILNPRAFLQEVLEQRLPNPFIPDTPQRIATDTSQKVPIRFGETIKAYARRQDLEVTHLTFIPLAIAGWLRYLLGVDDQGRAMECSSDPMLDALQTQLAGVTLGDPASLGDRLGPVLSNPVLFGCDLTALGLGKRIEGMVREMLSGPGAVRETLKKYLKS